The Podospora pseudopauciseta strain CBS 411.78 chromosome 2 map unlocalized CBS411.78m_2, whole genome shotgun sequence genome has a window encoding:
- a CDS encoding uncharacterized protein (COG:S; EggNog:ENOG503P58T), which translates to MKSTTVLASLLASVALAQPHHGGHGHLHRRKAHHDKRAIVTEWVTETVHETVTVLIDESTTEVILPTKPAAAEVKVSDLPEPRPGQFFESLKSKSSVAPVTSVAPSPPPPPPVVVEPTPTPSPPHPSAPVQAPPPVQAPPPVQAPPPVQAPPPVQAPAPPPANNSPPAAKGGSESSSSSKPSGEVHNGDLTYYDLGLGACGFDDSGLDHTDNIVALSHLMMGTQSNGNPYCDKTITVKVGSKTVQARVRDKCMGCEREAIDCSEKMFLELFGSLEAGRRPVEWWFNN; encoded by the coding sequence ATGAAGTCCACCACCGTTCTCGCCAGTCTATTGGCATCTGTTGCCCTCGCCCAGCCTCACCATGGCGGCCAcggccacctccaccgcagAAAGGCCCATCATGACAAGCGTGCCATCGTGACCGAGTGGGTGACCGAGACTGTCCACGAAACTGTGACGGTTCTCATCGACGAGAGCACCACCGAGGTCATCCTGCCCACcaagcctgctgctgccgaaGTCAAGGTGTCGGACCTCCCTGAGCCCCGTCCTGGCCAGTTCTTCGAAAGCCTAAAGTCCAAGTCATCAGTGGCCCCCGTCACATCAGTggcaccatcccctccccctcctccacctgttGTCGTGGAGCCAACTCCtactccttctccccctcacccatcTGCTCCTGTTcaggctcctcctcctgttcaggcccctcctcctgttcaggcccctcctcctgttcaggcccctcctcctgttcaGGCCCCTGCTCCCCCCCCGGCGAACAACAGCCCTCCCGCTGCCAAAGGTGGCAGCGaatccagctccagctccaaaCCCAGCGGCGAAGTTCACAACGGCGATCTCACCTACTACGATCTCGGACTTGGTGCCTGCGGCTTCGATGACAGCGGGCTCGACCACACTGACAACATTGTTGCACTCTCTcacttgatgatggggactCAGTCCAACGGTAACCCCTACTGCGACAAGACCATCACCGTCAAGGTCGGCAGCAAGACCGTTCAGGCCCGTGTCCGCGACAAGTGCATGGGCTGCGAGCGGGAGGCCATCGACTGCTCCGAGAAGATGTTCTTGGAGCTGTTTGGCTCGTTGGAGGCCGGCAGAAGGCCAGTCGAGTGGTGGTTCAACAACTAA
- the AXL2 gene encoding polarity establishment/cellular polarization (COG:S; EggNog:ENOG503P03D), whose product MRPQLAAWISILLADLVAAAPTVSFPINSQVPPVARIGQPFAFVFSPSTFTSSFPLTYTLANAPRWLSIDSSNRRLFGTPSEGDVGPGEVVGIPVNLVATDQTGSTTHEATLVVSRNRGPNVEIPLEQQIPNFGIFSSPYSILSGPDAPFSFALDQKTFTSVSNSRLGYCAVMADNTPLPAWVSFDPDKLSFSGRTPPLDSLIQPPQRFAFHLVASDVAGFAGAALQFDLVVGVHQISAEETTIILTAVPGKPVSYTKLKDIVKIDGKPPSTGEVTLDISSDMPAWLSVNKDSWDITGTPTEKSTSTNFTITFQDNFSDTLNITMLVDVESQVTKAAGVFKGSLPILTATPGQHFSFDFRPHLVSPDDIEISVSQGDSASWIRFDAGRKTLSGHPPSVSKDTIAALEVSAQSRSSNKSDKLSMKLLIRAAEHSTPNPDTPSDADSTPLGGVLPVGGDAASSGKVNVVLLGILLPTILSAFVVAFAVFWCYRRQKAKQRPRLTTRDISGPLPGSFVITSNGPNTAPSLPDISHNFDRSFTVGDVFTPEKKMYVESRSSFLTKGGAPTSLATVKLLPPSVRSKHGGAGGGRIPFLGGGSFGAMWLGSSLASISERSVNDEAGEMDARTAGLLGNKTTGSFQDGIEINIPSVQGTPRSRYNDSPNSPYQPHAMASPRSRSSSAGSDPETFPLRAESRLAHYGPPEITRRFMWPWFRGNNSRSRSSKLRWGSRTHSKQPSTSTVDTFAYKRTGQSINLGYADAGMAPEVTPPPRARLIGAVPLARPVTRRGPTDASLEGMILSHGQSGMSIPMNAPPTTPGGPGAPSVASQKDISLPPLPDWRESPDDFLGLSYDDLVKNSSFHPSATWQSISTNTNDEWVDETVVSMDTPQRETAKKDMGTPSNWAVLQDSPFIKDWDAGIDSPSPVSIGPGDASTPAGNEKREQQPTSSRTQPSNISAAVGYKREFQRDQSGLPGRSESKGVSLMSGKSREEESDFAVYI is encoded by the coding sequence ATGAGGCCTCAGCTTGCGGCCTGGATATCAATACTCCTCGCAGACCTCGTAGCGGCCGCCCCTACCGTCTCCTTCCCCATCAACTCGCAGGTGCCCCCGGTTGCTCGGATCGGCCAGCCCTTCGCGTTTGTCTTCTCGCCCTCGACCTTCACCTCGAGCTTCCCCCTCACGTACACGCTGGCCAATGCCCCCCGATGGCTCTCGAtcgacagcagcaaccgGCGTCTTTTTGGCACGCCAAGTGAAGGAGATGTCGGCCCGGGCGAGGTGGTGGGAATTCCAGTAAACTTGGTGGCAACAGACCAGACCGGCTCAACAACACATGAAGCTACGCTTGTTGTGTCAAGAAATCGAGGACCCAATGTCGAGATCCCTCTGGAGCAACAAATACCAAACTTTGGCATATTTTCCAGCCCATACTCGATTCTGTCTGGCCCAGACGCGCCATTCTCCTTCGCCTTGGACCAGAAGACGTTTACAAGTGTCTCGAACAGTCGCCTAGGCTACTGCGCTGTCATGGCTGACAATACACCGCTCCCGGCCTGGGTTTCATTCGATCCAGACAAACTGTCCTTCTCCGGACGAACGCCTCCACTTGACTCTTTGATACAACCGCCACAGCGCTTCGCTTTCCACTTGGTTGCTAGCGATGTGGCAGGTTTCGCAGGTGCCGCGTTGCAATTCGATCTCGTGGTGGGAGTTCATCAAATCTCTGCAGAGGAAACGACCATCATCTTGACTGCCGTCCCGGGGAAACCTGTATCTTACACCAAGCTGAAGGATATCGTCAAAATCGACGGGAAGCCACCCAGCACTGGCGAGGTCACACTCGACATAAGCTCCGACATGCCTGCTTGGCTGTCTGTCAACAAAGACAGCTGGGATATTACGGGCACCCCTACGGAAAAGTCCACATCGACCAATTTCACCATAACATTCCAGGACAATTTCTCCGATactctcaacatcaccatgcTGGTGGACGTGGAAAGCCAGGTCACGAAGGCGGCTGGTGTCTTCAAAGGAAGTTTACCGATCTTGACAGCCACCCCTGGCCAACATTTTTCCTTTGATTTCCGGCCCCATCTGGTCAGTCCAGACGACATCGAGATTTCAGTTTCGCAGGGCGACTCAGCATCCTGGATCCGGTTCGACGCCGGCCGAAAGACCCTGTCTGGACACCCTCCCTCTGTCTCCAAAGACACCATTGCTGCGCTGGAGGTCTCGGCGCAATCGAGATCATCCAACAAGTCTGACAAGCTGTCCATGAAACTACTAATTCGAGCGGCAGAACACTCTACACCTAACCCCGATACGCCCTCAGATGCAGACTCAACGCCTCTCGGCGGTGTCCTCCCAGTCGGGGGAGATGCTGCTTCAAGCGGGAAGGTCaatgtggtgttgttggggatACTTTTGCCAACAATTTTATCCGCTTTTGTCGTGGCATTCGCCGTGTTCTGGTGCTACCGAAGACAAAAAGCGAAGCAAAGGCCACGGCTTACCACTCGCGATATCTCAGGGCCTCTACCGGGGTCTTTTGTGATCACGTCTAATGGACCCAACACCGCGCCATCTCTCCCCGATATCAGTCACAACTTTGACAGAAGCTTCACTGTCGGCGATGTGTTTACGCCAGAAAAGAAGATGTACGTCGAGTCACGCAGCTCGTTTTTGACCAAGGGGGGCGCGCCTACATCCCTGGCTACCGTCAAGTTACTCCCCCCGAGCGTCCGGTCCAAGCACGGGGGTGCCGGTGGCGGACGGATACCTTTCTTAGGGGGCGGAAGTTTTGGTGCCATGTGGCTCGGGAGCTCTCTGGCGTCTATTTCCGAGAGAAGTGTTAACGACGAGGCGGGCGAGATGGATGCACGTACAGCCGGGCTGCTTGGGAATAAGACAACAGGGTCTTTCCAGGACGGGATTGAGATCAACATTCCCAGCGTTCAAGGGACGCCCAGGTCGAGGTACAATGACTCTCCAAACTCGCCATATCAACCTCATGCGATGGCAAGTCCTCGGTCCCGTTCTTCCTCGGCAGGATCCGACCCAGAGACGTTCCCGCTTCGAGCAGAATCGAGACTGGCACATTACGGACCGCCGGAAATCACGAGGAGATTCATGTGGCCGTGGTTCAGGGGAAACAACTCGAGAAGCCGCAGCTCCAAGCTCCGCTGGGGCTCAAGGACACATAGCAAGCAACCGAGTACGTCGACGGTCGATACATTTGCCTACAAGAGAACAGGGCAGTCTATCAATCTAGGGTATGCCGATGCGGGGATGGCGCCTGAGGTAACACCGCCTCCTCGTGCAAGACTTATTGGGGCAGTTCCACTGGCTCGGCCAGTAACCAGGAGGGGGCCTACCGATGCGAGTCTGGAAGGCATGATCCTCAGTCATGGCCAGAGTGGGATGAGTATTCCCATGAATGCgccgccaacaacccctgGGGGACCTGGTGCTCCAAGCGTCGCCTCTCAAAAAGACATCTCTCTACCCCCTCTACCCGACTGGCGAGAGTCACCCGACGACTTCCTGGGTCTCTCCTATGATGATCTGGTCAAGAACTCATCTTTCCACCCGTCGGCCACATGGCAATCAATTTCTACAAATACAAACGACGAGTGGGTGGATGAGACAGTCGTGAGCATGGACACGCCACAGAGGGAAACGGCCAAGAAGGATATGGGCACACCGTCTAACTGGGCCGTGTTGCAAGACTCACCATTTATCAAAGACTGGGATGCCGGGATCGACTCGCCGTCGCCCGTGTCGATAGGACCAGGAGACGCTTCCACTCCTGCTGGAAATGAGAagcgggagcagcagccgacGTCATCGAGGACACAGCCGTCCAACATAAGTGCTGCAGTAGGTTACAAGAGAGAATTCCAACGGGACCAGTCTGGACTGCCTGGGCGTAGTGAGTCGAAAGGGGTATCGTTAATGTCGGGCAAAAgtagggaggaggagtcaGACTTTGCGGTATATATTTGA
- the EFM6 gene encoding Protein-lysine N-methyltransferase efm6 (EggNog:ENOG503P12E; COG:A), whose protein sequence is MNGRSRSSSPEISPLDFGEDLAPLPVYKAAATTALDFSGLLDEPLKLHEDLSSGCGGQLWPAGMVLAKHMLHYHRDMLQTSRVLELGAGGGIVGLTIAKGCRIDQPLYITDMIDMEPLMQHNIALNELDDRVRGRILNWGEPLSQEIIDFKPDTILAADCVYFEPAFPLLLQTLKDLLTLNPSAIVFFCFKKRRRADMQFLKSARRAFRVTELGDEDRPVFTREGLFLYTITAK, encoded by the exons ATGAACGGCCGATCAAGGTCATCGTCGCCTGAAATCTCACCGCTGGACTTTGGAGAGGATTTGGCTCCTCTGCCCGTCTACAAGGCCGCAGCCACCACGGCCCTGGACTTCTCAGGCCTCTTGGATGAGCCATTGAAGCTTCATGAGGATCTCTCTTCGGGTTGTGGAGGGCAGCTTTGGCCTGCGGGGATGGTGCTCGCCAAACATATGCTGCACTATCATCGGGATATGCTGCAGACCTCCAGAGT TCTCGAGCTCGGTGCTGGCGGCGGTATTGTCGGACTCACGATTGCAAAGGGCTGCAGGATAGACCAGCCCCTCTACATTACCGACATGATAGACATGGAGCCTCTCATGCAACACAACATTGCTCTGAACGAGCTGGACGACCGGGTCAGAGGCCGCATCCTCAACTG GGGCGAACCTCTCTCACAGGAAATTATCGACTTTAAGCCAGATACCATCCTCGCGGCCGACTGCGTCTACTTTGAGCCGGCCTTTCCCTTGCTTCTGCAGACGCTGAAAGATCTGCTGACGCTGAACCCTTCGGCCATCGTGTTTTTCTGTTTTAAGAAGAGACGGCGGGCTGATATGCAGTTCCTCAAGTCTGCCAGGAGAGCCTTTCGAGTGACTGAGCTCGGGGACGAAGACCGGCCCGTTTTCACCAGAGAGGGCTTGTTTCTGTATACCATCACAGCGAAATAA